DNA from Quercus lobata isolate SW786 chromosome 1, ValleyOak3.0 Primary Assembly, whole genome shotgun sequence:
CCTGTCTCAGGGCTTACCCCTTGCATTGCCTCTGTGCCCTATGAAacaatgattttattttctacACAGggtttaaaagttaaaacttttcTCTCCTTTCAAACTGCTAACTTTTTGACCCTTCAAATTTTACAGGAACGTCTTCAGGTTCCTGAAATGCTCCTGGAGCAGATAAGATCACTTAACCACCTTGATTTGGAGCTCTACAAGTATGCTcaagaaatttttgaaaagcGACACAAACATACAATGGAGAAGCTTGTTACTGCTGTAAGTCTCTGTCCAGTGCTTCACTTAGAACCCATGTTTTGCTTGGTGGGGTGTGTTATACCATATTATGGCATTTGTACCTATTGCAACTGGTTAATTACACACCTTCACAATTTGATCCTCTGTTAAATTGGGCATGGAAACTGAAAGAATAATTGTCTGGAGAAATAGTTTATTAGGGTTTAGATTGTGGAGGTCACTTCGTCACCTATAAGGCCTGTCATCCActtatcaattaattaattaattagcaaaaAGAATTTAATTGTAGAAGTCTTCTTGTCAGTCATGTTTGGAAGTGTTCAGATGTCTTCAATGTCAACCTGATAAATGGTAGTTGTTTCTACTTATCAAGCTCATCGCCTTAGTTTGAGTCATGTTATGTCAATCTTCTTCCTTGGCTGATTGATAATTGTCCCAtctattttataagaaataaaattcattaaaagaagAAGCCTTAAAGTGGCGCAACCCAAGTACACAAAGCAGTATACAAAGGAAGGCCCaaataaaacaagataaaaaGAAGATGATTGTTATTCTATATTGGGGGAGAAATAAGGATGCTTAGTTGATCTAACCATTTTGTGGATCTTGTAATATTCTAGAAAATGTTACCACCAAACACATGTACTTACCTTATCTTGAGTACCTTAACTATTTTCCTTGTACTTTTTATAGACATTATAATCAGCTGCAGATTGAAGAATCTGTTTACTTTATTTCTCTGGTAATATTTAGATAACTTCGTGGTGAATGGGGGAGGCGCAAGTAGAAACTCACCCACTTCTGCCACATTGCCTTTGTTAAGTGGCATGCTTATGTTTGTCAAttaattctttaatatttttacttGCAGGAGATGTGGGAGAGCATGTTTAACAACTCATATGGCGGTGTGTTTTGGAAAGTCTTCCCGTTAGTCATGACCGTTATCTTACTCTTTTGTCTATTTGTTCTTTTTGTAAATGCAAGAAGAAGAACATCAAAAGTTAAGATATAAATCTTATTTAATGACAATTTGTAGGGATTGcaggctttaaaaaaaattgagaggaTCTTATAGAATAATGGTGAACATAATAGTGTCTATCCCTGTTTGATTGCTTATGCATCACATGTTGGAAGCTTAACCATTGATCTCAAATTGTTTTGCATAAGGTTGAAGTTTTATGACATGGTTTTTCACCAATGGCAAATGTATTGCACTGATCAGATTTCACATCAAATTGGCCAAAAGCCACATGTGCAGTTGGACTTTTGTCtttaattatcaattttgtgCAGAtgtgtgtctttttattttaagggtcgtgcTAGAATGTTACAAATGTTACTAACTTCtatattttaatctttaaaatGAGGCTTTGATGCGAGCATCTTGGACTTAAAAGCATAATATAAGCTTGTTATTTGTTCTTTTAATATGGGGCAACATGCCTATTATAGTtttgaaatcttgaaatctGATCAAATTAATCGATGCCACATCCATTGGACCTAGCAAAAGTCTAAATGCCCCTAACAATGCTGCTCAAGGTAAGGTCGAAGGACGTGGTTCATGAACTGCTTGACAAGTAGCAAGGTATATTGAGGAGTTCTGTACTCACCTGCTTTCCTATCCAATGTGCAAGTCACGCAGGATGCtatgtttgtcatttttgttttcaataaatCTAGAATCACAATATATTTCGCAACAAATCttacaacaataataaattacCGATTCAGTATATGTGAAATAtctttctcaagaaaaaaaaagtatatgtgaAATGTGTTGTCTTTAGcattatttgtttaataaatCTAGAGTCACAACATAATTGGCaacaaatttcactattatctaAGATGACAAGTTTTTAATGGTAGATAATAAAGTAGTGTTATTGATTGGCCTATATGAGAATCAATAATATTCTATCGATAATATTCTACCAACTCGGTACTTTTTGAAATTCGTTTTGAAGATTGTTTGGTCTATACTTTATAGCATTACTATGATATGTTTTAGTAACTGCTAGGGGTCACCTAATGCCTTTGCACTAAAATCTAGCGCCTATAGTTTGGCTTTCTTGTGTTTAACGGAAATAGTTAAGCAAATTTTGACGCCACTCCTTCCCTTGTTAGAAAATTGGTACTTTCTTAAATGAGACAATCTTTTAACTATGGTCTATGTCAATACTAcatttcttttaatataatttttttatttataatttttagttttagtaaCAACATAAAAtgtctcctttttttctttttttcttttttttttaatgatcagCGAAGGTTTAGACTATGATAATTACGTTAATGATATTTGTGATTGTAACAATTCAAAAACATGTAAATCTTTTTCCACATCACCTCCATCATTGTCACTATTGTTATGCCACAATCATTGTTGCCCCCATAGTTGCTACTATTATCATCATCGCCGCCGCCACCACCATTGTCGCCACCAGTAATGCCACCATCGCCATTGCCATTGCCATCACCACCACACCACAACTAATGCCAATTCCACCCACTAATTTTACCACCTATGCATCACCTTTGTAACAATTTCTTGTGCATGCCATATTTCATCATCACCACTACCACCACAACCATGGCCACCTCCACCCAGTGCCATCACCATCATAAGCATCATCATTGTAATGATTTTTAGTGCATTCCTAATGACAAGTTTTTAGGATCACTTCAAGAttacaatcaaacaaaacaagtcaatttttttggggaaaaaaaacgcTTTTagtataaacaaatttttatttttcctaagtaGATAGCAAGGGAGGACAATATAGATTTGAATCACAAATATAAGTACTATAAAAGGTATCATTATTACTGTATTATCACTCGAATTCAATagagtttaaaatttatattaatgaatAATGACgattcttttacaattttataactaaatcaAGTATCAATAGGCAGACCATGAACTCCATATTCCGATTGAGAGTTACCATGGAAGATGGAACAAAGAGAGGAAATAGaagacaaaatcaaaacctcCACTACTTTCCTACCAAttggtgtgtgtgtatgtgtttattttatatttatatatatatatatatatatttttttttagtgagtaAGCTTCATATTTTGTGAGTAAATCCGGATCCAATCCACAGTTGTCGCATCTTTCTTTCGTCCCCgcaaataattataattaaataaaaggaagaaaggaagatTGATTATTAGATTAGACACTGGCCAAGCAAACTAGTATGAACATGTGAAAGTCCAACTAGATCGGTCTTAGACAATTATTTGATATCAACTCTCTCCTCCTCAATTGTCGGTGATCTCTCTCAAATCATGCCGCGTTAAAGATCATTAAAAACAATTCTGTCCCACATCCTCTGACTCGTGCACTCCATTTATGACTACTTCCCCCCCCATCCCATGAATGAAGCCTAACCAGCTCCACTCAATCAGCCACCACTTGTTTCCAAAATATGGGTAACTTCAAGGAtaattcttcaaattttatttgtttattttttgaaattagtgttttaaattctaaatagttTTTATTCACAAATCAATTAATGAATATGGAATACTACATGTGGGGTGTTTGTGCTTTGCGGAGCAACCCTGACAAGATTAGAGGTTTAAGTGACTGCTCAGTGGCAATGAGCATTCTTAATACTACTTAATGTATATGGTTTGAACCCCACCTCCCACCTCTTCCACTATTGTCCacttattataattaataagtTCGAACGGTCGAACCCTTTACAAGGTCCATGTatgatatttattatatatattaataatagtttaagcttttgttATATAGcacattttttttgaaaaggaaaggCAATCGTCTTCATTTACCCTTCCATCTATATCATTGTTTTTAACCCATCCTTCTATCTTATCAAAACATTGCATTTATGTCAAACTTATCAATTAATTGTCATGTGTTCATGGGGcaaatacatttattttcatatattaattatttattgatGATGCACTCATTATATAAAAGGAATTTATAAgaatttatataagaaaaaaaataatgtgaaaaacACATGTTCACCTTTTCTACAAATCTTACAACTCAAGAtgcatttctttttaaattcaaactGTTGGTTCGGTGTGATATATGGGTTAATTTAAAATCATacattaattaaataacattttttttgagaagaaaataacatatatttGATTCTatgattaaaattgaaaaataaaatagataataaaaaaatatttactttaaATTATGTGCGTGTAAGACATAGTTTTTATCGAAACAAACAATTATaatagattattaaaataaataatgcaacacttttaaattttgttttaatcaaaatagcgtttagatttttttttttttaaattgaagatAAAGATTTAATTAAAGTAAACTTTCTCAATAATTTAGTATATTGACAGTGTGCCGCATCACGAAAGCAAGCCATATGACGTGCACTACTTACTTTAAGTCACATAATATAAGCAGGACATGTGATACTCAAACTTTTGTAGTGAAACAAAAAAGCAATTGTATACATTGgaataatttgaaataattaataaaattccttttaaaatttagaaacttttggtgttttttgttttttttttttgttttggtgtttaaaattttaattcaaatgtcattttaaatttattaaaactttAGCAATAGAATTTCTATTGTCCACGTGAtgtaagtaaaaaatatatataaaggaaaaaggaaagggCATTTAGTTGCCGCAAGTagacataattttttatcatataatatataacaggtaattatttttgcaattaatGATCCAAATTTGGAAAATAGGCATGATAGATTTTTTCACAAACTTTAGAAAatcaaatcaagattttttgcaCATTGTCATCATTATGTTAACATCTTATAtttggaaaaaacaaaaactatgatCTCCTTTCAATATAGCCATCTTAAGTATgattttaatgcttttttttttttgggggtggggatGTATTATCTTTACTACTTTTGTGTTTTACCTTATACTCCACTAatcatttttttgagaagatataCTCCACTAATCATAATTTGCTattgtattcttttttactttctttataaaataactaaagatttaaaaaaattaaaaattaaaaatcacacCTAGGGTATATTACAATTAGTGAAGTATATAATGGAACATAATATTCAAGTGAGATTGTATTAGGAATGCTTTGTTCCCTCAAGGCGAAGCAAACTTGTGCATAATAAATTAGAGGTATTTTATCATTCTCAACGAGCTGAGTCGTTAATAAAATACCACTCCAAAGGATAGTTTCAGGTAAACAGTTTCTATGAAATGTAGGCCTCCCAAAAAGTAATAGAATCATACAAAGTTTTTCTCGACTTAGATGGAGATTGGTTCTCGGGTGCAAAGACAAAATGAAGCTTTAACTGCAAGACCCACTTGTCAAGTAGGGAAGAAAGTTAGTATTAGCGTTCCGATGGTACTAAGTGGAAGGGCCACGCTCAACGGATTGATTAATATTAATGCAGACAAAAAAATGTTAggagattaaattatatatataaataatttaattatgtatacAAGGGTGAGATGAACTGAATTATGAAATGGAATagtatattatttttcaaaaaagaatattactttttttggataaaaagaaaaaagaaaaaagaaaaaagaatactaCTGGTCACATTCTTGATTCTTACctcaaaagaaggaaaatgaacatttttattttagtttttcaaaaaaaaggaaaaagaaaaatagagatgtGCGGTGATTAAAGAGAGCTCACATGAACCCTAATGTAACCTCCTCCATCAAAACTTTACTCTGTCTAGTctcttcaaaaacaaaaaaaaaataaaaacctaaaaattcCCAATCTCTCAGACACAGACACACACATAGCTAGATAGATAGATTCATTCAGAATCATATCCCCATTTTTtctttcacactctctcaccgCCACTTCATCAAATGCTTTCTCCTTCTtcatcttcgtcttcgtcttttTGACCCACATTTCCAGTCACTGAAGTTCTCAGCTCCCTCATTTTCATGGATTCGCTTCCGATTTAGGGTTTTCACCAGGTTTCATTCCCTTTCTCTTCACACCCATttgcgctctctctctctctctctctctttcttaatttaaattttagttttgcttttttactttaaaaaaaaaaaaggaaaatggccCAGAAAAAAACTAGAACAGTTGAAGtggtttcaaaaaattgaaacttcttCCTGCATTTTCTCACTAACCAAACGGCCACtttaggattttaattttttatttattttgaaataataaaGTAATTGCAGTTATGAAGTTTATTATTATGAGTTATAACCGTTAATTAGCGTAGGTAACGTCCATTGGTTTTTAGAATGGGAAGTTTAGTCAAACCCGAAACCATGTTTGAGAACGACGACTTAACTGATTTTCCGGAACACCACGtgaatttgtgtttgtttttgtcGTCGTTTTCTTAACTTGTTCGTTTTATTACCAACTTTAAACCATTACAAGAAtattctctcacttttcttttttttaataattcaaaagaGTCATTTTCTTATTCTGGGTAAATctctgaatttttttcctttaaaattttttttaccagatTTTTGTTACTGCATTGCGTGTTATACCATGATTTTGATTGCATAATCCATAAGGTAACTTTGTGCTCATCCAATCTATTGGATATAACCCACATTCCCTTTTTACTCGTATTGGGTTCTTTATCCTGTTGTTtttgtatgtgtatatatatatatatatatatgtaagtgtTTTCATGGTGGAGATTATTATGTGTATGAAAATTGAAGTGacattgttgttttattttgttgttgatttggTCTAAGATGTTATGAAGAAAAGCTgagaattataaataaaaatggcCGGTTCTTCCCTATTCGACGACAATATCAATGGCGTTCTGGATGAAAATTTCGATGACATATTTAGGATTTTTGATTTCCCTTTAGAAGATGTGGAAGGAAATGTGGGTGTCGAGGACTGGAATGTGAAATTTCAAGGGCTCGAGCAGCCATCGTTGGATTTTTTGACAAGTTACTCATATGGGCCTTCCCCTAAAAACGGCAATGATGCTTTAAAATTTGCCAACGGCAATGATGCTGTAAAATTTCCCGAGGTTGTGAATATCTCCACTCTGGTCAGttctcttgtttcttttttaaaaattactatttaatTGATGCCCTGCAATATTGGCTGTTATATGATGTACAATACTATTTTGCTTTTGcaatatgattttaatttgatgttCAGACACCGAAGTTACTCCTTAATCTCTTGcattaatttataatatggGGTTCAAGTTGCACTCCACTGTAAAATATTAACTGTGCTTAATGAAAATGGTGTACATGGAAGGCTTCTTACGTTTTTTTGATGCAAAAATATGCGCAATTATGCTCCATGCCACACTATCAAAGTGTGCATTGTACATATATATGAGTAGGTTAGGTTTTATCTTCCTCAAGGGCTCAATGCATAAATGGATGACTAAAAGACAGATATTCATTTTCTTACAATGAGCAAATATCAAAGGAGATGACAATTTGAATTGAATGATTTTGGAATAGTGAATATGCCCATGAATTATGAAAAACTATTTACACATTCTAGTATGAGAAAGTATGAAAAACTATTTACACATTCTAGGATGAGAAAGTATGAGAAAACTGATgactttttaggtttttggtaTTGAAAACTGGATCAACATAAGATTTCCTTccatattccttttttttttgggtccaaaAACTGTGCTAGACAATGGGGTAGCCCTTCCCCTAACCATGCATCTAGTTCTCAAGGTTCTGTGAAATTTAATTCCTCCTTCAAGGTGGAAGTGAAcgtattttttttgaagtacaGGAATGTTCTGAAGAAGCCGAATATGGTTACTGACAAGGGTTTCACTAAAATGCGGGTGTTATTAACCAATGTCCTTTGGGCCAACTGGCACATCCACCTCCACTAGTGGGGCACATCTAGGGGTTGAACCCTCAAAACCTTTActtagtccaaaaaaaaaagagttgggtGTTATTGTTTTTGAATGTGGGTGGGGTAGAGAATGAAAGTACATACTGGGGTTGAGGTACGGTTCCGTTGCTCGCTTTAAAACTTTATGCACTTTCACATATACAATGGGCCTAGTGTATACTTTTGAATTTGCAGGCCTGCATCATGCTTGTATTTCCAGAAAAATTGTTGCCTGAAATTGAAGATGTGCTTGACAGCAGAAGCATGTGTTGTTTCTGAAAAAGTAGAAGGCCTTGCAAGCATATTATCTTTGTTTATATGATTCTCGTTTTCACAATCCTTGAGAAGAATATATAATACAAAAGACAAATCACAAAAACATGATGAATTACATCAGCCTAGCAAATAGGTAATGTAGTGATCAAATGAAGCTTAGGAGTGTGTCCAAGACTATCTGAGACTTCATAGACACAGTGCAAGATACAAAGCAGTGTACAGTTTCCTGTCTACTGTGAGTTATTGAATGTAGAGGCTTTCTTTTACACATAATTCTTAGATATTTGGCACTTAAAAGGAATTAGATACTAGTGAAAACTGATTTTATGATGaaccaattaaaaaatcatgcttCAATAATTGTATCAATGATCTGAATGAAGGTAGAAGCTTTGTACACCCTTCTTCATATGTTTGATAAAACTGCGTAGTGTGAATCTGGATTCCTTTGAATTTAGTTGTAGTATTGCATTGATGGTTGATGAAGATTATATAGCTGCATATACACACCACCATATAATTGAATCTGCGCGCATTTGTCTTTTGTGCTtttatttattccttttaaattaaTGAGTGGATAGTTAACATTTGATCAAGTCTTCTATTGACAAATCCAACAAACATTTCTTTCTTGTTATCTGATCTTTGTTTGGTATTTTGCCTCTAGCATGATGAAACTTCTCCACTAAAAGGACTGCCAGTCACTGTAGAAGCCACCTCCAGTAGAAGTGCTTTCCTTCACAAATCTTCGGATGTCAAAGGTTTGCGTCTCTTCCAAACCTCCAGTCCAGTCTCTGTTCTTGAAAGCAGCAGCTCTTGCTCAGTTGAAAATCCCACAACTGTTGACACCAAAACTACCATCCCTGTGAAGCGTGCAAGAAACAAGCGGCCACGTCCATCAAAGTCTAACAGTCAATTCAGGGTTCCTTTCTTTTGCTCCACTTCCTCTGCTTCCAAAATATCCCATCCTTCAGCTGCTTTTGAATCAGGTTCAGAAACTTCTGATCTCTCTGAGACAGCATCAAACCCTTCgaagaaaaaaatgaggaagaaaaagaaccTCTCAGTGCTCTCAGGTGCAACAGAGATGGGGAACTTTTCCTCGGAGGAACCAGTTGCAACTAGGAAATGCATGCACTGTGAGGTAACAAAGACTCCACAATGGAGAGAGGGTCCAATGGGGCCGAAGACCCTTTGCAATGCATGTGGAGTTCGTTTCAGGTCTGGCCGCCTCTTTCCTGAATACCGTCCTGCTGCTAGTCCTACCTTTGTTTCATCGTTGCACTCCAACTCTCACAAGAAGGTTGTTGAGATGAGAAAGAAGGGTAGTTTTGGGGCAAGAATGGCTGACATGGACACTTTATCATCGTCCATGCCGACAGTATCTACCGGATAGCTATTTGTTAGACCTTTTGTTAGACTTTCTGAAATGAGAACAATACTTGTAGTTGGGATCTCCTTTGGTTCTGTGTTTCTCTTTCGTAGTTAatatttgttaaatttgttttatgtacATTAATGGAATAAGAGGTAGGAGTTTTTGATTGCTGTATGTTTTCAAATGGGGAAAAGGTAAGTAAACAGAAATTTTGTAACAGGTGGATAATTGGAGGTCTGTGTTCAATCAAACTAGGATTAGTGATGCTTCAGCCATTGGAGATGCTGGACATGGTTTCTATATTTCAAACTGAGGGTTCTCTTAAGTGTTTGTTTCAGTAACGCATAATTCCCACTCGTGGTTTCGGCCATGGCATTGCCTAGAGCTCATCAATTCAAAGGGAGCATTGCCAAGAACACAATGCATTGCTCCTCCCCTTTCCCAATTCTGTTTTTCTCCTGGAGTGAAAAGACAAAGCGAAATTTGAGAATCCAAATGAGTCAAAACAATTACAGATTTGCTCGGAAAATTTTTGGTCACATTATGGTCAATTATATTGAGTTTGGAAATTATTATTTCTATAAGCTTTAATTACATACCTCTTCCGATCAATGCCCACTTTTGCTTAGTACCAATCTATCTTTCTCTAATATGCAA
Protein-coding regions in this window:
- the LOC115983372 gene encoding GATA transcription factor 11 codes for the protein MAGSSLFDDNINGVLDENFDDIFRIFDFPLEDVEGNVGVEDWNVKFQGLEQPSLDFLTSYSYGPSPKNGNDALKFANGNDAVKFPEVVNISTLHDETSPLKGLPVTVEATSSRSAFLHKSSDVKGLRLFQTSSPVSVLESSSSCSVENPTTVDTKTTIPVKRARNKRPRPSKSNSQFRVPFFCSTSSASKISHPSAAFESGSETSDLSETASNPSKKKMRKKKNLSVLSGATEMGNFSSEEPVATRKCMHCEVTKTPQWREGPMGPKTLCNACGVRFRSGRLFPEYRPAASPTFVSSLHSNSHKKVVEMRKKGSFGARMADMDTLSSSMPTVSTG